One genomic segment of Nitrospirota bacterium includes these proteins:
- a CDS encoding putative toxin-antitoxin system toxin component, PIN family — protein MLKIVLDANIFISAILNSHGKPAQIFDLLRTDELQLITSTKIISEVKKVAMYPKIQNRHKKALHEVEQDLNNLFAIAEVIEGGLKIEAIPNDPTDNKYLECALEGRADFIISGDHHLLDLKVFQGVEILKPEEFLYRLNEIQL, from the coding sequence ATGCTAAAAATCGTTCTGGATGCTAATATATTCATTAGTGCCATTTTAAATTCTCACGGTAAACCCGCACAAATTTTTGACTTACTGAGAACCGACGAACTTCAGTTAATCACTTCAACTAAAATCATTTCTGAAGTCAAAAAAGTAGCCATGTATCCGAAAATTCAAAACCGCCATAAAAAAGCCTTACATGAAGTTGAACAGGATTTAAACAATCTATTTGCCATAGCTGAAGTCATCGAAGGTGGTTTAAAGATAGAAGCCATACCCAACGACCCTACCGATAATAAATATCTGGAATGTGCTTTAGAGGGCAGAGCCGATTTTATTATTTCAGGAGACCATCATCTTTTGGATTTAAAAGTTTTTCAGGGAGTGGAGATTTTAAAACCGGAAGAGTTTTTGTACCGGTTAAACGAGATACAGTTATAG
- a CDS encoding type II toxin-antitoxin system Phd/YefM family antitoxin, translating to MLKTISAIEARRQFGQIMNEVSLKEDDYIIERAGKPLVAIVPLKKYEWMKQEKERARDKFFKWVDEIRETTKDVDPEILEHEIAEAVEAVKKQEREEINKVNTVI from the coding sequence ATGCTTAAAACAATATCGGCGATAGAAGCCCGCCGCCAGTTCGGGCAGATTATGAATGAGGTATCATTAAAAGAAGATGACTACATTATTGAGCGTGCCGGAAAACCGCTTGTAGCCATTGTACCACTAAAAAAATACGAATGGATGAAACAGGAAAAGGAACGGGCGAGGGATAAGTTTTTTAAATGGGTTGATGAGATTCGAGAAACTACAAAGGATGTTGACCCTGAAATATTGGAGCACGAAATAGCGGAAGCCGTAGAAGCTGTTAAAAAACAAGAGCGTGAAGAGATAAACAAAGTTAACACAGTAATTTGA
- a CDS encoding RrF2 family transcriptional regulator: MLRLSTKCQYGVRAMYEIARGYPDSPLSIRVISERQDVSVPFLEQILGRLRKDGLIKSVKGPGGGYLLTKNPEDITIAEILTTLEGPFAITLCASVHPEDSASSKGCMKADHCVIQHLWRALGRQIEEFLQTITLMDLLKGKQFEDLIFSCDAGAAGSVCPRDVLRAGSSKAVESALT, from the coding sequence ATGTTGAGATTATCAACAAAATGCCAGTACGGCGTAAGGGCTATGTATGAGATAGCGCGTGGATATCCTGACTCCCCATTGTCCATACGGGTGATATCGGAGCGGCAGGACGTATCAGTGCCGTTTTTAGAGCAGATACTGGGAAGGCTGCGCAAGGATGGCCTTATAAAGAGTGTAAAGGGTCCGGGCGGTGGTTATTTATTAACAAAAAACCCTGAGGATATTACTATTGCAGAGATATTAACTACTTTAGAGGGCCCGTTTGCCATTACACTTTGTGCATCGGTGCATCCTGAAGACTCAGCTAGCTCAAAAGGCTGTATGAAAGCCGACCACTGTGTAATACAACACTTGTGGAGAGCGTTAGGGAGACAGATAGAGGAATTTTTACAGACCATAACACTGATGGATCTACTCAAGGGTAAACAGTTTGAGGATTTAATTTTTTCCTGTGATGCCGGTGCAGCCGGTTCGGTGTGTCCGAGGGATGTGCTACGGGCAGGCAGTAGCAAAGCTGTGGAGAGCGCTCTGACATGA